A window of Metabacillus sp. B2-18 contains these coding sequences:
- a CDS encoding ABC transporter permease: MQSKVSKVEKPALPMFKKFEWRNYIVYFAFVGVLIYFSINLYDEGFLSSSNLLNIVRQTATISLMALAMTFVISTGEIDLSVGSIAALSSLVGALALQAGYGIIGGLIGGVGTGIVVGLINGLLVTKVAIPSFLVTLGTMGAIKGVAMWVTDTAPVPIVNSNFNFIFGSGDIGPIPVLLLWTVVFTIIAHVLLRKTSFGRQVLATGGNESAARFSGVKTMKIKLLVFLGTGAMAGLAGLLYAGRMNAGRFSFGEGDELSVIAAVILGGTSLFGGVGTIIGTLVGSLMIGTINNGLIIMGLDVSQQMIIKGIIIILAVAFGKKAIKR; this comes from the coding sequence ATGCAATCCAAGGTTTCTAAAGTGGAAAAACCAGCATTACCTATGTTTAAGAAATTTGAATGGCGTAACTATATCGTCTATTTTGCCTTCGTAGGAGTGTTAATCTACTTTTCTATCAATTTATATGATGAAGGGTTTTTATCTTCAAGCAATCTATTAAACATTGTGAGACAAACAGCAACCATTTCTTTAATGGCACTTGCAATGACATTTGTTATCAGTACAGGTGAAATTGATCTTTCTGTTGGTTCGATAGCCGCTTTATCTTCATTAGTTGGAGCATTAGCACTACAGGCAGGCTACGGTATCATTGGCGGATTAATCGGTGGTGTTGGTACAGGTATTGTTGTTGGCCTAATTAACGGTTTACTCGTTACAAAAGTAGCAATTCCATCCTTCCTAGTAACACTAGGGACAATGGGAGCGATAAAAGGTGTTGCGATGTGGGTAACAGATACAGCTCCAGTTCCAATTGTTAACTCAAATTTCAACTTTATCTTTGGTTCTGGTGATATTGGGCCAATTCCGGTATTACTTTTATGGACGGTTGTCTTTACAATCATTGCTCATGTTTTACTACGTAAGACGTCTTTTGGAAGACAAGTATTAGCAACTGGTGGTAATGAAAGCGCTGCACGTTTCTCAGGTGTAAAGACGATGAAAATTAAGTTGCTCGTTTTCTTAGGAACAGGTGCAATGGCTGGTTTAGCGGGATTACTTTATGCAGGCCGTATGAACGCAGGAAGATTTTCATTCGGTGAAGGAGATGAGCTTTCTGTTATTGCTGCTGTCATTTTAGGTGGAACAAGTCTTTTTGGTGGAGTCGGGACAATTATTGGAACACTCGTAGGATCTTTAATGATTGGGACAATTAATAATGGACTTATCATTATGGGGCTGGATGTTAGTCAGCAAATGATTATAAAAGGAATCATCATCATTTTAGCTGTAGCTTTCGGTAAAAAAGCAATTAAGAGATAA
- a CDS encoding sugar ABC transporter ATP-binding protein codes for MDQPILEMKNINKAFNGITVLDQVNFSVKKGEVHALMGGNGAGKSTLMKILTGVYTADSGDILIEGKPVSIKSFDDAKANKISMIFQEFSLVPTLTVAQNIFLTREDKTSLGLLNDKECEKKTEVLLKELGVDISPSDVVQNLGVGYWQMTEIAKALSQEAKILIMDEPTSSLTQTETEVLFKFINQLKAKGYAIIYISHRMDEIFEICDRITILRDGQYITTEDCSETDLDTVIQHIVGQEFDQAFEYQEREYSKEAPPIFEVKNVSAGDKVQNINLKIQPGEIVGIAGLMGSGRTELVRCLFGIDSIESGEIYVDGQKRSINSAKDAIDSGIALIPEDRRVQGLVLEHSVKDNMILPILSKVNKGLFIDNKKANEISNQLVKKLNVKTDDIFKKSGLLSGGNQQKIVLAKWLANNPTVLLLDEPTIGVDIGAKTEIIDIIRELAISGKAILVISSEIPELLAMSDRVLVMHQGKIKKELQRTEIKSEEDLQYAIQGF; via the coding sequence ATGGATCAACCTATTCTTGAAATGAAGAATATAAATAAAGCGTTTAATGGTATTACGGTTCTAGACCAGGTTAACTTTTCAGTGAAAAAAGGAGAAGTACATGCCTTAATGGGTGGAAATGGTGCAGGAAAATCTACATTAATGAAAATTCTTACAGGCGTTTATACTGCAGACAGTGGAGACATTTTAATTGAAGGAAAACCTGTAAGCATTAAAAGCTTTGATGACGCAAAGGCAAATAAGATCTCAATGATCTTCCAAGAGTTTAGCTTAGTACCAACCCTTACAGTTGCCCAAAATATCTTTTTAACGAGAGAAGATAAGACATCACTTGGGCTTTTAAATGATAAAGAATGTGAAAAGAAAACAGAGGTTCTATTAAAGGAACTTGGGGTTGATATCAGCCCATCTGATGTTGTTCAAAATCTAGGAGTTGGCTATTGGCAAATGACTGAGATTGCAAAAGCACTATCTCAGGAAGCGAAAATATTGATAATGGATGAGCCAACCTCTTCGTTAACTCAAACGGAAACGGAAGTATTATTCAAGTTTATCAATCAATTAAAAGCAAAGGGTTATGCGATTATTTATATATCTCACAGAATGGATGAGATTTTCGAAATTTGTGATCGCATCACGATCTTGCGTGATGGTCAATATATTACAACCGAGGATTGTAGTGAAACTGATCTTGATACAGTTATTCAGCATATTGTAGGACAAGAATTTGACCAAGCCTTTGAATATCAAGAGAGGGAATACTCGAAAGAAGCACCGCCGATTTTTGAGGTAAAAAATGTAAGCGCTGGAGATAAGGTTCAAAATATTAATCTTAAAATACAACCTGGAGAAATAGTAGGAATTGCTGGATTGATGGGGAGTGGCCGAACGGAATTAGTTCGTTGCTTATTTGGAATTGACTCAATAGAAAGTGGTGAAATTTACGTTGATGGTCAAAAACGTTCAATTAATTCGGCTAAGGATGCAATAGACTCAGGGATTGCATTAATTCCCGAGGATCGACGTGTGCAAGGATTGGTTCTAGAACATAGTGTGAAAGACAATATGATTCTACCAATCTTATCTAAAGTGAATAAAGGATTGTTTATTGATAACAAAAAAGCAAATGAAATAAGCAATCAACTTGTCAAAAAGTTAAATGTTAAAACTGATGATATCTTTAAAAAATCAGGCCTATTGTCAGGTGGAAATCAGCAAAAAATTGTTCTTGCAAAATGGTTAGCAAATAACCCAACCGTTTTATTGCTTGATGAACCAACAATTGGTGTAGACATTGGAGCAAAAACAGAAATTATCGACATTATTAGAGAATTAGCTATTAGCGGCAAGGCCATACTTGTCATTTCATCAGAAATCCCTGAACTTCTTGCTATGAGTGATCGTGTTCTTGTGATGCATCAAGGCAAGATAAAAAAGGAACTACAACGAACTGAGATTAAATCAGAGGAGGATCTACAATATGCAATCCAAGGTTTCTAA